A genomic segment from Propionibacteriaceae bacterium ZF39 encodes:
- a CDS encoding branched-chain amino acid ABC transporter permease — MVNGFALGAVLFIVAIGLSLVFGTMDVLNLAHGSISLIGAYVGVAVLGGGASSAMSFVAVLIAAMIGLLAGVLLAVLTTSVTDHLRQAMLTLGVAMIAGDVLLMIFGGDVKSVAPPPALAGTITVLGAPAPVYRLVLIGVGLVVGIGLWLLLEKTQIGAIVRATVADRGMVEAIGVRTRLVLAGVFGGGAALAAVGGLIAAPLLGAQPGNDNLILLYALVIVVIGGLGSFKGAAVGALLVGQVQTLGVYFLATYASFLMFAVMAAVLLIKPSGLLPAKHGGGGH; from the coding sequence ATGGTGAACGGGTTCGCGCTGGGCGCGGTCCTGTTCATCGTGGCGATCGGGCTGTCCTTGGTGTTCGGCACCATGGATGTCCTGAATCTGGCTCACGGTTCGATCTCTCTGATCGGTGCCTATGTGGGCGTGGCCGTCCTGGGCGGGGGCGCATCGAGTGCGATGTCCTTCGTCGCAGTCCTCATTGCGGCGATGATCGGCCTGTTGGCCGGTGTGTTGCTGGCGGTGTTGACCACATCGGTGACAGACCATCTCAGGCAGGCCATGCTCACGCTGGGTGTGGCCATGATCGCCGGTGATGTGTTGCTGATGATCTTCGGCGGTGATGTGAAGTCGGTGGCCCCTCCACCCGCTCTGGCGGGCACCATCACGGTGCTCGGAGCTCCGGCTCCGGTCTATCGACTGGTGCTGATCGGGGTCGGGCTCGTGGTGGGTATCGGGTTGTGGCTGTTGCTGGAGAAGACCCAGATCGGTGCGATCGTGCGTGCGACCGTGGCCGATCGGGGCATGGTCGAGGCGATCGGCGTCCGCACCCGGCTGGTCCTGGCCGGTGTGTTCGGCGGTGGCGCGGCCCTGGCCGCGGTCGGTGGCCTGATCGCCGCACCGTTGCTCGGCGCGCAGCCGGGCAATGACAACCTGATCCTGTTGTATGCCCTGGTCATCGTGGTGATCGGTGGTCTGGGGTCGTTCAAGGGCGCGGCGGTCGGAGCGCTGCTGGTGGGCCAGGTCCAGACCCTCGGGGTCTATTTCCTGGCGACCTATGCGTCGTTCCTGATGTTCGCCGTGATGGCGGCGGTCCTGTTGATCAAGCCGTCCGGCCTGCTCCCGGCCAAGCATGGTGGGGGAGGTCACTGA
- the rpsK gene encoding 30S ribosomal protein S11 yields the protein MATAGRNAGAKKVRRKEKKNVVAGQAHIKSTFNNTIISITDPQGQVISWASAGTVGFKGSRKSTPYAAQMAAEAAGRRAMEHGMKKVDVFVKGPGSGRETAIRSLTAIGLEVNAISDVTPVPHNGCRPPKRRRV from the coding sequence ATGGCAACAGCAGGCCGTAATGCCGGCGCCAAGAAGGTGCGCCGCAAGGAAAAGAAGAATGTGGTGGCCGGTCAGGCCCACATCAAGTCGACCTTCAACAACACCATCATTTCGATCACCGACCCCCAGGGTCAGGTCATCTCGTGGGCCTCTGCCGGCACCGTCGGTTTCAAGGGCTCCCGCAAGTCGACCCCGTACGCCGCTCAGATGGCAGCCGAGGCCGCCGGCCGTCGCGCCATGGAGCACGGCATGAAGAAGGTCGACGTTTTCGTCAAGGGTCCCGGCTCCGGCCGTGAGACCGCGATCCGCTCGCTCACCGCGATCGGCCTCGAGGTCAATGCGATCTCCGACGTCACCCCAGTGCCGCACAACGGCTGCCGCCCGCCCAAGCGCCGTCGCGTCTGA
- a CDS encoding GTP-binding protein LepA: MAKETIAEQKIREHVERLGEQHPPIALASVDRTVKNPDVVREKFGHVIEYLARVELEVDRNVLELLVLLPRTKEVDRMFYEDVWQPQEIQHGLIIDQLGQDIGLAPAEPMLEVQTSMKILGALSHIPAIGEVTRLLYYLTGASTERQAVLAYNTLSRAMAELEEKAISETIIGPIKQQEPGHFAFYQMAAREMVEGGRLKPWQLWMAREIRSFSYGLVGTNGKKYYTADMGGVMEALGFTDDLEGFAKDVGRFEAKVLWANRNGMAFPPYVLRALRDSLALYRERHKRGDQGIAAAA, from the coding sequence GTGGCCAAGGAGACAATTGCTGAGCAGAAGATCCGGGAGCACGTCGAGCGCCTGGGCGAGCAGCATCCGCCGATCGCGCTTGCCTCGGTCGACCGCACAGTGAAGAACCCGGACGTCGTTCGGGAGAAGTTCGGGCATGTCATCGAATACCTCGCTCGTGTCGAGCTCGAGGTCGACCGCAACGTTCTGGAGCTCCTGGTGCTGTTGCCGCGCACCAAGGAGGTCGACCGGATGTTCTATGAGGACGTCTGGCAGCCGCAGGAGATCCAGCACGGTCTGATCATCGATCAGCTCGGCCAGGACATCGGGCTGGCGCCGGCCGAGCCGATGCTCGAGGTGCAGACGTCCATGAAGATCCTGGGTGCCCTGTCCCACATTCCGGCCATCGGTGAAGTCACCCGTCTGCTCTACTACTTGACCGGCGCGAGCACGGAACGCCAGGCCGTCCTGGCGTACAACACGCTCAGCCGCGCCATGGCCGAACTCGAGGAGAAGGCCATCTCCGAGACCATCATCGGCCCCATCAAGCAGCAGGAACCGGGCCACTTCGCCTTCTATCAGATGGCGGCCCGCGAGATGGTCGAAGGCGGCCGGCTCAAGCCGTGGCAGCTCTGGATGGCCCGCGAGATCCGGTCGTTCTCCTACGGCCTGGTCGGGACGAATGGCAAGAAGTACTACACGGCCGACATGGGCGGGGTGATGGAAGCCCTCGGTTTCACCGACGACCTCGAGGGCTTCGCCAAGGATGTCGGACGGTTCGAGGCCAAGGTCCTCTGGGCGAACCGCAACGGCATGGCCTTCCCGCCCTATGTGCTGCGGGCCCTGCGCGATTCGCTCGCGCTCTATCGCGAACGCCACAAGCGCGGTGACCAGGGGATCGCCGCTGCCGCATAA
- a CDS encoding DUF1707 domain-containing protein has translation MDLPISSKYRSTPNEPVSEAERNQLSAQLNAAFEAGEFDQVTYAELLDQVFGAQRLGDLVPVVEVLGKPATHNVPAIVEESSGGRPGELAEAHRPGARGVALLVGGMGVLAILAVILLLIVVL, from the coding sequence GTGGACCTGCCGATCTCGTCGAAATATCGCAGTACGCCGAATGAGCCCGTCTCCGAGGCCGAGCGCAACCAACTGAGTGCGCAGCTGAATGCCGCGTTCGAAGCGGGCGAGTTCGACCAGGTGACCTACGCCGAACTGCTGGATCAGGTGTTCGGTGCCCAACGGCTCGGTGATCTCGTGCCGGTGGTGGAGGTGCTGGGCAAGCCGGCGACCCACAACGTCCCGGCCATCGTCGAGGAGTCCTCGGGAGGCCGTCCCGGTGAACTTGCGGAGGCCCATCGGCCCGGAGCCAGGGGAGTGGCCCTGCTCGTCGGTGGCATGGGCGTACTCGCGATTCTGGCGGTCATCCTCCTGTTGATCGTGGTTCTCTGA
- a CDS encoding ABC transporter ATP-binding protein — translation MLLEVKDLVAGYDGSRVLNGVSLNVDTGESVAVLGRNGVGKTTLMEAIMGLVKPTSGQVVVDGVDLARRPPNAHARAGVGIVPQGRRIFAPLTVVENLEIAARKRGEWTVKNVMELMPRLGERRNNLGSQLSGGEQQMVAIGRALVGNPKLLILDEPSDGLAPAVVNQVGEVLTTLASTGLAVLIVEQDLRLAFDVAQRVMVMQKGEIIHESTVAEFRSDGERAHALLGVG, via the coding sequence ATGCTTCTTGAGGTCAAGGATCTGGTCGCGGGCTATGACGGCAGCCGCGTCCTCAACGGCGTGAGCCTGAACGTCGATACCGGCGAGTCCGTTGCGGTCCTGGGCCGCAACGGTGTCGGCAAGACCACTCTGATGGAAGCGATCATGGGCCTGGTCAAACCGACGTCTGGCCAGGTCGTGGTCGACGGGGTCGACCTGGCCCGCCGGCCACCGAACGCGCACGCGCGCGCCGGGGTCGGGATCGTCCCCCAGGGCCGGCGCATCTTCGCACCGCTCACCGTGGTGGAGAACCTCGAGATCGCCGCCCGCAAGCGCGGCGAGTGGACCGTGAAGAACGTCATGGAACTCATGCCCCGACTGGGGGAGCGCCGCAACAACCTGGGCTCCCAGCTCTCCGGCGGTGAGCAGCAGATGGTCGCCATCGGCCGCGCGTTGGTCGGCAACCCCAAGCTGCTGATCCTCGACGAGCCGTCCGACGGCCTGGCTCCGGCTGTGGTCAATCAGGTCGGTGAGGTGTTGACGACTCTGGCCTCGACAGGTCTCGCCGTCCTCATCGTCGAACAGGACCTGCGCCTGGCCTTCGATGTCGCCCAACGCGTCATGGTCATGCAGAAGGGCGAGATCATCCACGAGTCCACCGTCGCCGAGTTCCGCTCCGACGGCGAACGCGCCCACGCACTGCTCGGCGTCGGGTAG
- the secY gene encoding preprotein translocase subunit SecY: protein MLSAFANAFKTPDLRKKILFTIGIILIFRIGSITPVPNVNVAQVDICRKVVAEGDSAGLYSLVNLFSGGALLQLAVFALGIMPYITASIILQLLTVVVPRLEALKKEGAAGQTKITQYTRYLTLVLAVLNSTAFVTLAVNGQLFRGCDGQIVYSTDIFPVVLMVLTMTAGTAVVMWLGELITERGVGNGMSLLIFVQIAATFPTAMWQIRTQKGVVAFILVLIVGLMVMAGVIFMELGQRRIPVQYAKRMVGRRMFGGTTTYIPLKVNQAGVIPVIFASSMLYLPSLFAQFRPESEMARWISTYFVTGDHPLYMAVMFIMIVFFTYFYVAITFDPHEVADNMKKYGGFIPGIRAGKPTEKYLGFVLSRLTFPGSFYLGLISLLPSIAFILVQANQNFPFGGTSLLIIVGVGLDTVKQIESKLQQRNYEGFLR from the coding sequence GTGCTTTCAGCCTTCGCGAACGCGTTCAAGACGCCGGATCTGCGCAAGAAGATCCTCTTCACGATCGGGATCATCCTCATTTTCCGCATCGGGTCCATCACCCCGGTGCCGAACGTGAACGTGGCTCAGGTCGACATCTGCCGCAAGGTGGTCGCCGAAGGTGACAGTGCCGGCCTCTATTCGCTGGTCAACCTGTTCTCGGGTGGTGCGCTGCTCCAGCTCGCGGTTTTCGCGCTGGGGATCATGCCCTACATCACCGCGTCGATCATCCTCCAGCTCCTCACCGTGGTCGTGCCACGACTCGAGGCGCTGAAGAAGGAAGGCGCGGCCGGACAGACCAAGATCACGCAATACACGCGCTATCTGACCCTCGTGCTCGCCGTCCTCAACTCGACCGCGTTCGTGACGCTCGCCGTCAACGGCCAGCTGTTCCGTGGCTGCGATGGCCAGATCGTCTATTCGACCGACATCTTCCCCGTCGTCCTCATGGTGCTCACGATGACCGCCGGCACCGCGGTCGTCATGTGGCTGGGCGAGCTCATCACCGAGCGTGGCGTCGGCAACGGCATGTCGCTGCTGATCTTCGTCCAGATCGCCGCCACCTTCCCGACCGCCATGTGGCAGATCCGCACCCAGAAGGGCGTCGTCGCCTTCATCCTGGTCCTGATCGTCGGCCTGATGGTCATGGCCGGCGTCATCTTCATGGAGCTCGGTCAGCGCCGGATCCCGGTGCAGTACGCGAAGCGCATGGTCGGTCGCCGCATGTTCGGTGGCACCACGACCTACATCCCGCTGAAGGTCAACCAGGCGGGCGTCATCCCCGTCATCTTCGCCTCGTCGATGCTCTATCTGCCGAGCCTGTTCGCCCAGTTCCGGCCCGAGAGCGAGATGGCGCGCTGGATCTCGACCTACTTCGTCACGGGCGACCACCCGCTCTATATGGCGGTCATGTTCATTATGATCGTGTTCTTCACCTACTTCTATGTGGCGATCACGTTCGACCCGCACGAAGTCGCCGACAACATGAAGAAGTACGGCGGGTTCATCCCGGGCATCCGCGCCGGCAAGCCGACCGAAAAATATCTCGGCTTCGTCCTGTCGCGCCTGACCTTCCCGGGCTCGTTCTATCTGGGCCTGATCTCGCTGCTGCCGTCGATCGCGTTCATCCTGGTCCAGGCCAACCAGAACTTCCCGTTCGGAGGAACGTCACTTCTCATCATCGTGGGTGTCGGTCTCGATACGGTGAAGCAGATCGAATCCAAGCTGCAGCAGCGCAACTATGAAGGCTTCCTGCGCTGA
- a CDS encoding adenylate kinase → MRLLIMGPPGAGKGTQAKGIAEHYDIPAISTGDIFRGISKADAETATPLAKQVKEIMNSGGYVSDEITNQIVAERLGEPDAAGGFLLDGYPRTAGQVEALDAMLAEEGTQLDAVVSIEADQDELVERLLKRAEIEGRADDNEETIRKRQEVYAEQTADLLKVYGDRGLLVSVDGLGEIDEVAQRIFAALDARLSR, encoded by the coding sequence ATGAGGCTTTTGATCATGGGTCCGCCCGGGGCCGGCAAGGGTACGCAGGCCAAGGGCATTGCGGAGCATTACGACATCCCGGCCATCTCCACCGGTGACATCTTCCGCGGCATCTCGAAGGCCGACGCGGAGACCGCGACCCCGCTGGCCAAGCAGGTCAAGGAGATCATGAACTCGGGCGGATATGTCTCTGACGAGATCACCAACCAGATCGTTGCCGAGCGTCTCGGTGAGCCCGACGCCGCCGGCGGCTTCCTGCTCGACGGCTATCCGCGCACCGCGGGCCAGGTCGAGGCACTCGACGCGATGCTGGCCGAGGAGGGCACCCAGCTCGACGCGGTCGTCTCGATCGAGGCCGACCAGGACGAACTCGTGGAGCGCCTGCTGAAGCGCGCCGAGATCGAGGGTCGCGCGGACGACAACGAAGAGACCATCCGCAAGCGCCAGGAGGTCTACGCGGAGCAGACCGCCGACCTGCTGAAGGTCTATGGCGATCGCGGTCTGCTCGTGTCGGTCGACGGCCTGGGCGAGATCGACGAAGTGGCTCAGCGCATCTTTGCCGCGCTCGACGCCCGCCTCTCCCGTTGA
- a CDS encoding ABC transporter substrate-binding protein gives MKRSLGSSLRKFAVIPAMVGALALSACGGGSLGSGSGGSGGSGGGGSTGPVKVGISVPKSGVYAALGKDMEQGFKLYLEEKGNKLGGKDIQLVETDEGAGPQTGVPATEKLITSDQASVVVGIVNSATAAGLKNTFNESKVPLIVTNAGADTLTTPVSDYIFRTSFTNGGVAEALGPKAKEELGDGSVYVLAPDYAAGKEAVAGFKKGFEAAGGKIAGEEYTPFGTTTDWQPYLAKIRQSGAKGVYVFYAGAEAVQFVQQYKQFLGDADIQLYGSGFLTEGSVLDAQGEAADGVKTVLHYSDQIDTPANKKFVEAYTAKWNMAPTVYSVQMYDAAAVLDKALESADGTNGEAIAAALKNVGDIDSPRGTWKFNENHDPDQPYVLREVQMVDGKRVNAVVAELTAG, from the coding sequence ATGAAGAGGTCTCTTGGATCGTCACTGCGCAAGTTCGCGGTGATTCCCGCAATGGTCGGTGCGCTTGCGCTCTCGGCCTGTGGCGGCGGCAGCCTGGGCAGTGGCTCGGGTGGCTCCGGTGGGTCGGGCGGCGGCGGGTCGACCGGCCCGGTCAAGGTTGGCATCTCGGTTCCGAAGTCGGGTGTGTATGCCGCGCTGGGCAAGGACATGGAGCAGGGTTTCAAGCTCTATCTGGAGGAGAAGGGCAACAAGCTCGGCGGCAAGGACATCCAGCTCGTCGAGACCGATGAGGGCGCTGGCCCGCAGACGGGCGTACCCGCGACGGAGAAGCTGATCACCTCCGACCAGGCGTCGGTTGTCGTCGGCATTGTGAACTCCGCGACCGCGGCCGGTCTGAAGAACACGTTCAACGAGTCGAAGGTCCCGCTCATCGTGACGAACGCGGGCGCTGACACGCTGACCACGCCGGTGTCGGACTACATCTTCCGCACCAGCTTCACCAACGGTGGCGTCGCCGAGGCGCTCGGCCCGAAGGCGAAGGAAGAGCTCGGCGACGGCTCGGTCTATGTGCTCGCTCCCGACTATGCGGCCGGCAAGGAAGCCGTTGCCGGCTTCAAGAAGGGCTTCGAGGCGGCGGGCGGCAAGATCGCGGGTGAGGAATACACCCCGTTCGGCACGACGACCGACTGGCAGCCCTACCTGGCGAAGATTCGTCAGTCGGGTGCCAAGGGTGTGTATGTCTTCTATGCCGGTGCTGAGGCTGTGCAGTTCGTGCAGCAGTACAAGCAGTTCCTCGGCGATGCGGATATCCAGCTCTATGGCTCGGGCTTCCTGACCGAGGGTTCGGTGCTGGATGCCCAGGGTGAGGCGGCTGACGGTGTGAAGACCGTTCTGCATTACTCGGATCAGATCGATACGCCGGCCAACAAGAAGTTCGTGGAGGCCTACACCGCGAAGTGGAACATGGCTCCGACGGTTTATTCGGTGCAGATGTATGACGCGGCGGCCGTGCTGGACAAGGCGCTCGAGTCTGCCGATGGCACCAACGGTGAGGCGATTGCGGCGGCGTTGAAGAACGTCGGTGACATCGATTCTCCGCGTGGCACCTGGAAGTTCAACGAGAATCATGATCCTGACCAGCCCTATGTGCTGCGTGAGGTTCAGATGGTCGACGGCAAGCGCGTGAATGCGGTTGTCGCCGAACTGACGGCGGGCTGA
- the rpmJ gene encoding 50S ribosomal protein L36, which translates to MKVQPSVKKICDKCKVIRRHGRVMVICDNPRHKQRQG; encoded by the coding sequence ATGAAGGTTCAGCCGAGCGTCAAGAAGATCTGCGACAAGTGCAAGGTGATTCGCCGGCACGGTCGCGTGATGGTGATCTGCGACAACCCGCGTCACAAGCAGCGCCAGGGCTGA
- the infA gene encoding translation initiation factor IF-1, which yields MSKKEGFLEMEGTVVEALPNAMFRVELANGHKVLAQISGKMRQHYIRILPSDRVVVEISAYDLNRGRIVYRHK from the coding sequence ATGTCGAAAAAAGAGGGCTTCCTCGAAATGGAGGGCACCGTTGTCGAGGCTCTGCCCAACGCGATGTTTCGTGTTGAGCTGGCCAACGGTCACAAGGTGCTCGCCCAGATCAGTGGCAAGATGCGGCAGCACTACATCCGCATCCTTCCGAGCGACCGCGTGGTCGTGGAGATCTCTGCTTACGACCTGAACCGCGGCCGGATCGTCTACCGACACAAGTAA
- the map gene encoding type I methionyl aminopeptidase → MRGGRGIELKNPDQLRIMRRAGLVVERALTETIAAVRPGVTTGELNQVAADVILGAGATPSFLNYGAGHGVPGFPGVVCISVNEEIVHGIPGNRVLDEGDLVSIDCGAIVDGWHGDAARTCFVGEPAAELAELSRVTEQALWRGIGAMRVGGRVRDIGAAIDDWVTEQDHDYGIVTEFVGHGIGSAMHQLPDVPNFRHTGRSPKLQVGMVLAVEPMITLGEPDNITLADEWTVVTTDGKAAAHWEHSVALTERGLWITTAADGGEELLGRLGVPFGPLSD, encoded by the coding sequence ATGAGGGGCGGCCGGGGCATCGAGCTCAAGAACCCCGACCAGCTCCGCATCATGCGCCGGGCCGGGCTCGTCGTCGAACGTGCCCTGACCGAGACCATCGCGGCCGTACGCCCCGGCGTGACGACCGGTGAGCTCAACCAGGTCGCTGCCGACGTCATTCTCGGGGCCGGCGCGACCCCGTCGTTCCTGAACTACGGGGCCGGCCACGGAGTCCCCGGCTTCCCCGGGGTCGTGTGCATCTCGGTCAACGAGGAGATCGTGCACGGCATCCCCGGCAACCGGGTCCTCGACGAGGGCGACCTCGTGTCCATCGACTGCGGTGCGATCGTCGACGGGTGGCACGGGGACGCTGCGCGTACGTGTTTCGTCGGTGAGCCCGCCGCCGAGCTCGCCGAGCTCAGCCGGGTCACCGAGCAGGCGCTCTGGCGCGGCATCGGGGCCATGCGGGTCGGTGGCCGGGTGCGTGACATCGGGGCCGCCATCGACGACTGGGTCACCGAGCAGGATCACGACTACGGCATCGTGACCGAATTCGTCGGACATGGGATCGGCTCGGCCATGCATCAGCTGCCGGACGTGCCCAACTTCCGCCATACCGGGCGCAGCCCCAAGCTCCAGGTGGGCATGGTGCTCGCGGTCGAGCCCATGATCACGCTCGGGGAGCCCGACAACATCACCCTCGCCGACGAGTGGACCGTCGTCACGACGGACGGCAAGGCCGCCGCCCACTGGGAGCATTCGGTCGCCCTGACGGAGCGCGGTCTGTGGATCACGACCGCAGCCGACGGCGGCGAGGAACTGCTCGGGCGCCTGGGCGTACCCTTCGGACCGCTGTCCGACTGA
- a CDS encoding branched-chain amino acid ABC transporter permease, with translation MSTVTDPEVASDTSGGATRALKQPRRWLGLVLVVVALAVLVSLPFWMPPYPVGLASRILAFALLVVSVDLLTGYTGLPTLGQVAYFGAGAYTAGLVGLHVSTNAFVQLIAGTLAAALLALITGLVAVRTKGFVFLMVTLAIAELAHKQAEAMPLTGGSNGLSTPAITLLPGGEPIRLAGLVYFWVLFVFVLGVVLAYILVKSPMGRSMRGIRDGEGRMRAIGRRTYMVKLVAFTFAGSLAGMAGTAWTAQARFVSPGDMAFALAAIALLSVVLGGAGTIWGPIIAAALVLIIRDYVGTFVDGRGATILGIVFVLAVFLLPRGIAGLARRRNRARAGGTPVAGEA, from the coding sequence ATGAGCACGGTTACTGATCCTGAAGTCGCGTCGGACACCTCCGGCGGGGCCACCCGCGCGCTGAAGCAGCCGCGCCGCTGGCTGGGTCTGGTCCTGGTCGTGGTGGCCCTGGCGGTGCTGGTCTCGTTGCCGTTCTGGATGCCGCCCTATCCGGTCGGGCTGGCGTCGCGCATTCTCGCGTTCGCGTTGCTCGTGGTGAGTGTGGACCTGTTGACCGGTTATACGGGTCTGCCCACGTTGGGCCAGGTGGCCTATTTCGGTGCGGGCGCCTACACCGCCGGCTTGGTCGGGTTGCACGTGTCGACAAATGCGTTCGTGCAGTTGATCGCGGGTACGCTCGCGGCCGCGCTGCTGGCGTTGATCACCGGTCTGGTGGCGGTGCGGACCAAGGGGTTCGTGTTCCTGATGGTCACCCTGGCCATTGCGGAACTGGCCCACAAGCAGGCCGAGGCGATGCCGCTCACGGGTGGCTCGAACGGTCTGTCCACCCCGGCGATCACACTTCTGCCGGGAGGTGAGCCGATCCGCCTGGCGGGCCTGGTCTATTTCTGGGTCCTGTTCGTGTTCGTGCTCGGGGTGGTGTTGGCGTACATCCTGGTGAAGTCGCCGATGGGTCGCTCCATGCGCGGCATCCGCGACGGCGAGGGCCGGATGCGGGCGATCGGGCGGCGGACCTACATGGTCAAGCTGGTGGCGTTCACCTTCGCCGGTTCGCTGGCGGGTATGGCCGGCACGGCGTGGACGGCGCAGGCGCGGTTCGTGTCCCCCGGCGATATGGCGTTCGCGCTGGCGGCGATCGCGTTGTTGTCGGTGGTGCTGGGTGGTGCGGGCACGATCTGGGGCCCGATCATTGCCGCGGCGCTGGTGTTGATCATCCGTGACTATGTCGGCACGTTCGTCGACGGCCGCGGCGCGACGATCCTGGGCATTGTGTTCGTGCTGGCGGTGTTCCTGTTGCCGCGCGGCATCGCCGGCCTGGCGCGCAGGCGCAACCGTGCCCGTGCCGGGGGTACGCCGGTGGCTGGGGAGGCCTGA
- a CDS encoding ABC transporter ATP-binding protein, producing the protein MTEQTSNTQHSTTGAHESLLRLEGVSLHYGSLKAVDDVTFEVEKGARHALIGPNGAGKSTLFSVIGGAQKATAGRIFFNGEDITETGESARARGGLVRTFQHSSLFLGMTVLDNVALAVEGVHGTPWRFFPNPISDRKIRARTMEKLEQVGLAGRAHELCGNLSHGERRQLEVGLVLACDPTMVLFDEPAAGMSAAETHRFMNLIESLPSEVTVLIVEHDLDLVFRLAQSVSVLAAGRLIAHGTPEEVRANEDVKVAYLGESEGAEPLFYSADAGAGVEKSGVNDAS; encoded by the coding sequence ATGACCGAACAGACAAGCAACACCCAGCACTCCACCACCGGGGCCCATGAGTCGCTCCTGCGGCTGGAGGGTGTGAGCCTGCACTACGGCTCGCTCAAGGCCGTGGACGATGTCACGTTCGAGGTGGAGAAGGGCGCGCGGCATGCGCTGATCGGCCCGAACGGTGCCGGCAAGTCGACGCTGTTCTCCGTGATCGGCGGCGCGCAGAAGGCGACCGCCGGGCGGATCTTCTTCAACGGTGAGGACATCACCGAGACCGGTGAGTCGGCTCGGGCCCGGGGCGGACTGGTGCGTACCTTCCAGCACTCCAGCCTGTTCCTCGGCATGACCGTGCTCGACAACGTGGCACTGGCGGTGGAAGGCGTTCACGGTACGCCGTGGCGCTTCTTCCCGAACCCGATCAGCGACCGGAAGATCCGGGCTCGCACGATGGAGAAACTCGAGCAGGTCGGCCTGGCCGGGCGGGCGCACGAACTGTGCGGCAACCTCTCCCACGGCGAACGACGTCAGCTCGAGGTCGGCCTCGTGCTGGCCTGTGATCCGACGATGGTGCTGTTCGACGAACCGGCCGCGGGCATGTCGGCGGCCGAGACCCACCGGTTCATGAACCTCATCGAGAGCCTGCCCTCCGAGGTGACGGTGCTGATCGTCGAGCACGACCTCGACCTGGTGTTCCGGCTCGCCCAATCCGTCAGCGTGCTGGCGGCCGGGCGGCTGATCGCGCACGGTACGCCCGAAGAGGTCCGGGCCAATGAGGACGTGAAGGTCGCCTATCTGGGCGAGTCCGAGGGTGCCGAGCCTCTGTTCTATTCGGCCGACGCAGGCGCCGGAGTCGAGAAATCGGGAGTCAACGATGCTTCTTGA
- the rpsM gene encoding 30S ribosomal protein S13: protein MARLIGVDLPREKRLEVALTYIFGVGRTRALETLEATGISGDTRVRDLNDDQLVALRDHIEANYQTEGDLRREIAADIRRKIEIGSYQGRRHRAGLPVHGQRTRTNARSRKGKRKAVAGKKKK, encoded by the coding sequence ATGGCACGCCTTATCGGTGTCGACCTCCCGCGCGAAAAGCGCCTCGAGGTCGCGCTTACCTACATCTTCGGCGTGGGTCGCACCCGCGCCCTGGAGACCCTCGAAGCCACCGGGATCAGTGGCGACACCCGCGTCCGCGACCTGAATGATGACCAGCTCGTCGCGCTGCGTGACCACATCGAAGCGAACTATCAGACCGAGGGTGACCTCCGTCGTGAAATCGCTGCCGATATCCGCCGCAAGATCGAGATCGGCTCCTATCAGGGCCGTCGTCACCGCGCCGGCCTGCCCGTGCACGGCCAGCGGACCCGGACGAACGCCCGCTCCCGCAAGGGCAAGCGCAAGGCCGTCGCCGGCAAGAAGAAGAAGTGA
- a CDS encoding HAD family phosphatase, with translation MDRVDGVVFDCDGTLVDSEAPWLELIARVASKEGLQFSPEDVDSFRGLTVDAAGQRLAAFLDGDAVAVGQVLRTGFREKLETGVVAMPGAPGLVSALHGVVPLAVASNSDRADVELLLGSVGMLDRFDVLVCADDVAVGKPDPEPYRRAAEALGWSLRGVSRSRTARSAAARRWRPD, from the coding sequence ATGGATCGGGTTGACGGTGTGGTCTTCGATTGCGACGGAACGCTTGTCGATTCCGAAGCGCCGTGGCTCGAACTCATCGCCCGTGTGGCATCGAAAGAGGGTCTCCAGTTCTCACCCGAGGATGTGGACTCCTTCCGGGGTCTGACCGTCGATGCCGCGGGTCAGCGTCTGGCGGCTTTTCTGGACGGTGACGCTGTGGCCGTGGGGCAGGTCCTGCGTACGGGCTTTCGGGAGAAACTGGAAACCGGCGTGGTCGCGATGCCCGGCGCGCCGGGCCTGGTCTCCGCGCTCCACGGGGTGGTGCCGCTCGCGGTTGCGAGCAACTCGGACCGGGCCGACGTGGAGTTGCTGCTCGGTTCGGTGGGGATGCTCGACAGGTTCGACGTCCTGGTCTGCGCCGACGACGTGGCCGTCGGCAAGCCCGACCCGGAGCCCTATCGGCGGGCTGCCGAGGCGCTCGGGTGGAGCCTGCGCGGTGTGTCGCGATCGAGGACAGCCCGATCGGCTGCCGCTCGGCGGTGGCGGCCGGATTGA